Within the Candidatus Dependentiae bacterium genome, the region GGGTCGCTTGTATGGTTTGTCAGAAAGTGAAATTAATATAAGACTTAAAAAATTAACAGATCAATTTGGTCTTAAAGAATATTTACCAAGAAAATCTGATGTTTTATCTGGTGGATATAAACAGCGTTTTACGATAGCCCGGTGTTTAATGCATTCTCCTAAAATAGTATTACTTGATGAACCAACTGTTGGACTTGATCCTCATATACGACGTGAAATTTGGGCAATAATTAGAGAACTTAAACAAGAAGGTGTTACGGTTATTTTAACCACTCACTATTTAGATGAAGCTGAATTTCTTTCTGATAGAGTTTGTATTTTGGACAATGGTCTTATTAAATTAATTGATACTCCGGAAAAGCTAGTATCAGATTTTAAG harbors:
- a CDS encoding ABC transporter ATP-binding protein codes for the protein MSNKLLQIKNIKKIYKQKGQKPISALKGVTLDIYNNEVITLLGVNGAGKSTLSSIIATLHPATEGDIIFEGKSIYDNLVNYRSMVGFCPQKPNLDDFLTLEQNLIFSGRLYGLSESEINIRLKKLTDQFGLKEYLPRKSDVLSGGYKQRFTIARCLMHSPKIVLLDEPTVGLDPHIRREIWAIIRELKQEGVTVILTTHYLDEAEFLSDRVCILDNGLIKLIDTPEKLVSDFKKKNLEDVFLALMQENKE